One genomic window of Hyperolius riggenbachi isolate aHypRig1 chromosome 7, aHypRig1.pri, whole genome shotgun sequence includes the following:
- the LOC137525338 gene encoding uncharacterized protein: MATVAEELNCSICLSLYTEPVSLRCGHNFCRGCIEAVLTTQDGTGVYSCPECREEYSQRPLLEKNRKLSNIVESFSSTEPEQKTEIYCTYCVDSLVLASKTCLQCETSMCEKHLKAHNRSVDHVLIEPTKSFADIKCPTHKEIIKYYCAKDGVCICMSCWVAGDHVGHKMELLNDATEKKKVELKASSEKLNSDKHETQKRIQNLANHRTQEKGKAATITGRITELFGEMRKQLDEEEKRVLAAVTRQEQKISRSVSNFIGELEKQKDRLSNCIHEVEEVSEITDQITFLKTKLKRDHSIIGGDIMSDVKDVGGLDETMISLTLHLGIYNFIDRLTELKKNTKISGVENLDVSLDANTASNILVSQDLRSATFHPSFVRSRLPERFKSKVLGNCLISSGRIYWKVDVGKAQEWLIGVATQAIPKRGAFTEKMWGLQFLEKLTAIHNNTQETISSDSTMQTVGIYLDYEAGRLSFYQLGDPIRHLHTFTATFTEPLHAVFALNENSQITIKNKTLNYRNTFTCIPGLSSPARQLLLCVRSFCTMASADLREELNCSICLSLYTEPVSLRCGHSFCRGCLVTVLDTQEGTGVYSCPECREEYPQRPLLEKNRKLSNIVESFRSTIQENLGSTIQEVLCTYCDAPTPAAKSCLHCEASFCNKHLRSHSKSAEHILTEPTVTFEDRKCSLHKEILKYYCTEDDACICMSCWVAGDHKGHQVELLDEAAEKKKVKLRDVTGKLISEREKTERRIQNLASYRTQEKGKAAAVTGRVTELFGDIRRKLDDVEKRVLTEVTRQEELMSESVSDLTQQLDTQKVELSRKLLQMEGLCKITDPVTVLKKEHNSDLIMPKTSDIISDVRDAGGVDEGMISQVLHRGLFHFADSLTDMKIKRQFPVMEKSDISLDINTANNYIIISQDFRSATYTDTPQTRPDGPERFRSCQVFSTQSFSSGRHYWEVDVSRAKKWLIGVANHSIERKVDGNESHIGYNDKSWGLSQREKLSAVHNNIHKFIDSAASIKAVGIYLDYEAGRLSFYQLCDPIRHLYTFTATFTEPLHAAFFVFKDSSIRIIQ, encoded by the exons atggcaaCTGTTGCAGAAGAGTTGAACTGTTCCATCTGCCTGAGCCTTTATACTGAGCCGGTGTCCCTGAGATGTGGACACAACTTCTGCCGGGGGTGTATTGAGGCCGTGCTGACAACACAGGATGGGACTGGAGTCTACAGCTGTccagagtgcagagaggagtattcacagcgccctctgctggagaaGAACAGGAAGTTGTCTAACATTGTGGAGAGTTTTAGTTCTACCGAACCTGAACAGAAGACCGAGATCTACTGTACTTATTGTGTGGATTCTCTTGTACTTGCATCTAAAACGTGCCTCCAGTGTGAGACCTCCATGTGTGAAAAGCATCTTAAGGCCCATAACaggtcagtggatcatgtgctgaTTGAGCCCACCAAATCATTTGCAGATATAAAATGCCCTACTCACAAAGAGATCATTAAATACTACTGTGCCAAAGATGGCGTCTGTATCTGTATGTCCTGCTGGGTGGCTGGTGACCATGTGGGACACAAGATGGAGCTTTTAAATGATGCCACTGagaaaaagaaagttgaactgaAAGCTAGTAGTGAGAAACTGAATAGTGATAAACATGAAACTCAGAAGAGGATCCAGAATTTGGCCaaccacaggacacaggagaaagGAAAAGCAGCCACTATCACCGGGAGAATCACCGAGCTGTTTGGTGAAATGAGGAAACAACTGGATGAGGAGGAGAAGAGAGTCTTGGCTGCGGTCACCAGACAGGAGCAGAAAATCTCACGCTCAGTCTCTAACTTCATAGGAGAGCTGGAGAAACAGAAGGACAGATTGTCCAATTGTATTCATGAAGTAGAGGAGGTCTCTGAAATTACGGATCAGATAACTTTTTTGAAGACAAAACTAAAACGTGACCACAGCATCATTGGAGGTGACATCATGagtgatgtaaaagatgtagGAGGTCTAGATGAGACGATGATCTCACTGACATTGCACTTAGGAATTTACAACTTTATTGACAGGCTGACAGAACTGAAGAAAAATACAAAGATCTCAGGAGTAGAAAACCTAGATGTCTCACTAGACGCAAACACGGCTAGTAACATTCTTGTATCGCAGGATCTCAGGTCAGCTACTTTTCATCCAAGTTTTGTAAGATCGAGACTTCCAGAGAGGTTTAAATCCAAAGTGTTAGGTAATTGCTTGATTTCATCAGGAAGAATTTACTGGAAGGTAGATGTGGGTAAAGCACAGGAATGGCTGATAGGAGTGGCTACTCAGGCAATTCCTAAGAGGGGGGCTTTCACTGAAAAAATGTGGGGTCTGCAATTTTTAGAGAAGCTAACGGCCATTCACAATAACACCCAGGAAACTATTTCTTCTGATTCAACTATGCAAACTGTTGGAATATATCTGGATTATGAAGCAGGGCGTCTGTCCTTCTACCAGCTGGGTGACCCCATCAGACATCTacacaccttcactgccaccttcactgagcccctccatgcaGTTTttgctttgaatgagaattctcaAATCACCATCAAAAATAAAACTCTTAACTAT AGAAATACTTTCACTTGTATTCCTGGACTCTCCAGTCCCGCCAGGCagttacttctctgtgtcagaagcTTCTGCACAATGGCGTCTGCTGATCTGAGAGAGGAGCTGAACTGTTCCATCTGCCTGAGCCTTTATACCGAGCCGGTGTCCCTGAGATGTGGCCACAGCTTCTGCCGGGGGTGTCTGGTGACCGTGCTGGATACACAGGAGGGGACTGGAGTCTACAGCTGTccagagtgcagagaggagtacccacagcgccctctgctggagaaGAACAGGAAGTTGTCTAACATTGTGGAGAGCTTCAGGTCTACTATCCAAGAAAACCTTGGATCTACTATCCAAGAGGTCCTCTGCACCTACTGTGATGCCCCAACACCGGCTGCCAAGTCCTGTCTGCACTGCGAGGCCTCATTCTGCAATAAACACTTGAGAAGTCACAGCAAGTCAGCAGAGCACATACTAACTGAACCCACTGTGACATTTGAGGACAggaaatgctccctgcataaagaGATCCTGAAATATTACTGCACAGAAGATGATGCCTGTATCTGCATGTCCTGCTGGGTGGCCGGAGACCACAAGGGGCACCAGGTGGAGCTTCTGGATGAGGCTGctgagaagaagaaggtgaagctgAGAGATGTTACTGGGAAGCTGATCTCAGAGAGAGAGAAGACTGAGAGGAGAATCCAGAATCTGGCCAGTTACAGGACACAGGAGAAAGGAAAAGCAGCCGCTGTCACCGGGAGAGTCACTGAGCTGTTTGGTGACATCAGGAGAAAGCTGGATGATGTAGAGAAGAGAGTCCTGACTGAGGTCACCAGACAGGAGGAGCTGATGTCAGAGTCAGTCTCTGATCTGACCCAGCAGCTGGACACACAGAAGGTAGAACTGTCCAGGAAGCTTCTTCAGATGGAAGGTTTATGTAAGATCACAGATCCAGTAACTGTCCTAAAGAAAGAACATAACAGTGACCTCATTATGCCTAAGACTAGTGACATCATCAGTGATGTAAGAGATGCTGGGGGTGTGGATGAAGGGATGATCTCACAGGTGTTACACAGAGGACTTTTCCACTTTGCTGACAGTCTGACTGATATGAAGATAAAGAGACAATTCCCAGTGATGGAGAAATCAGACATCTCACTTGATATAAACACAGCTAATAATTATATTATAATATCTCAGGATTTCAGGTCAGCTACTTACACTGATACACCACAGACTAGACCAGATGGTCCAGAGAGGTTTAGATCCTGCCAGGTATTCAGTACACAGAGCTTCTCATCGGGGAGACATTACTGGGAGGTGGATGTGAGCAGAGCAAAGAAGTGGCTGATAGGGGTGGCCAATCACAGTATAGAGAGGAAAGTAGATGGAAATGAATCACATATTGGTTATAATGACAAGTCTTGGGGTCTGTCTCAAAGAGAGAAACTCAGCGCTGTGCACAATAACATACATAAATTCATAGACTCAGCTGCTTCTATAAAGGCTGTAGGAATCTATCTGGATTATGAAGCAGGGCGTCTGTCCTTCTACCAGCTGTGTGACCCCATCAGACATCTAtacaccttcactgccaccttcactgagcccctccatgctgcttTCTTTGTGTTTAAAGATTCCTCCATCAGAATCATACAGTAA